The following are encoded in a window of Conger conger chromosome 19, fConCon1.1, whole genome shotgun sequence genomic DNA:
- the gpr19 gene encoding probable G-protein coupled receptor 19, translated as MVYAQTTDNIKSSLLSTLFALPLAPNSSANSSLPGGSPTPADCRPDGSSPGPASLQRNASLPSYELTAAETLTLSLVLGALWLVSVFGNALVCLVIHRSRRTQSTTNYFVVSMACADLLLSLGWAPFALLQVASGQWLLSDTACRAVRYIQHLAPGVQVYVLLSICVDRFYTIVYPLSFKVSREKAKRMIVGSWVLDAAFVSPCLFFYGSAGDGHCGFFLPDTWDGVAYGVAHLVLGFLLPTVLIALFYQRVVKYIWRIGSDGRTVRRTMNIVPRTKVKTIKMFLALNGVFLLTWAPFYVAQLWHPGDAGSRQEALLFTAVTWVSFSSAASKPTLYSIHNANFRRGMRETFCMSSMKCYRSNAYTITTSSRMAKKNYVGIVEIPAPAKTITKESIYDTFDREAKEKKLAWPINTNPPNTFV; from the coding sequence ATGGTCTATGCTCAGACGACGGACAACATCaagtcctccctcctctccacgCTGTTCGCTCTCCCGCTCGCCCCCAACTCCAGCGCGAACTCCTCCCTCCCGGGCGGCTCGCCCACTCCGGCCGACTGCCGCCCAGATGGCtcctcccccggccccgcctCCCTCCAGCGCAACGCGTCGCTCCCGTCCTACGAGCTGACCGCGGCTGAGACGCTCACCCTCAGCCTGGTGCTGGGGGCGCTGTGGCTGGTGTCCGTCTTCGGCAACGCCCTGGTCTGCCTGGTCATCCACCGCAGCCGACGGACCCAGTCCACCACCAACTACTTTGTGGTGTCCATGGCGTGCGCCGACCTGCTGCTGAGCCTGGGTTGGGCGCCGTTCGCCCTGCTCCAGGTGGCCTCGGGCCAATGGCTGCTCAGCGACACGGCCTGCCGGGCGGTACGCTACATCCAGCACCTGGCGCCCGGCGTGCAGGTCTACGTCCTGCTCTCCATCTGCGTGGACCGGTTCTACACCATCGTCTACCCCCTCAGCTTCAAAGTCTCGCGGGAGAAGGCCAAGAGGATGATCGTGGGCTCCTGGGTGCTGGACGCGGCCTTCGTGTCGCCCTGCCTCTTCTTCTACGGCTCGGCCGGCGACGGCCACTGCGGCTTCTTCCTCCCGGACACGTGGGACGGCGTGGCCTACGGCGTGGCCCACCTGGTGCTGGGGTTCCTCCTGCCCACCGTCCTCATCGCGCTCTTCTACCAGCGGGTGGTCAAGTACATCTGGAGGATCGGCAGCGATGGGCGCACGGTCCGCCGGACCATGAACATCGTGCCCAGGACTAAGGTCAAAACCATCAAGATGTTCCTGGCGCTCAACGGCGTCTTCCTCCTGACGTGGGCGCCCTTCTACGTGGCGCAGCTCTGGCACCCCGGGGACGCCGGGTCGCGGCAGGAGGCCCTGCTCTTCACCGCCGTCACCTGGGTCTCCTTCAGCTCGGCCGCGTCCAAGCCCACCCTCTACTCCATCCACAACGCCAACTTCCGCCGCGGCATGAGGGAGACCTTCTGCATGTCGTCCATGAAGTGCTACCGCAGCAACGCGTacaccatcaccaccagctCCCGGATGGCCAAAAAGAACTACGTGGGGATCGTGGAGATCCCAGCCCCGGCGAAGACCATCACCAAAGAGTCCATCTACGACACCTTCGACCGCGAGGCCAAGGAGAAGAAGCTGGCCTGGCCCATCAACACCAACCCGCCAAACACTTTCGTGTGA
- the crebl2 gene encoding cAMP-responsive element-binding protein-like 2 has product MDDSKVVGGKVKKPGKRGRKPAKIDLKAKLERSRQSARECRARKKLRYQYLEELVSSKERAICALREELEMYKQWCSAMDQGKIPSEIKALLTGDDHKTTQSTSKTTKSPKNQANANSKSV; this is encoded by the exons ATGGATGACAGCAAG GTGGTCGGCGGGAAGGTGAAGAAGCCGGGGAAGCGGGGGCGCAAGCCGGCCAAAATCGACCTGAAGGCCAAGCTGGAGCGCAGCCGGCAGAGCGCGCGCGAGTGCCGGGCCCGCAAGAAGCTGCGCTACCAGtacctggaggagctggtgtcCAGCAAGGAGAGGGCCATCTGCGCCCTGCGCGAGGAGCTGGAGATG TACAAGCAGTGGTGCTCTGCGATGGACCAGGGGAAGATCCCGTCAGAAATAAAAGCTCTCCTCACAGGGGACGATCACAAAACCACCCAGAGCACCAGCAAGACCACGAAAAGCCCAAAGAACCAGGCCAACGCCAACAGCAAGTCCGTCTGA